In Ancylothrix sp. D3o, the following are encoded in one genomic region:
- a CDS encoding NADAR family protein → MTIYFYKVSDPYGYLSNFSPHGIHLGGLDWPTVEHYYQAQKFAGSQCEAIIPQIHSAPTPQEAAALGRDPCRILRPDWEQTKYNIMREAVLTKFLTHRDIQTLLLATGDEIIVEDSPRDYYWGCGADKTGQNQLGKILMSVRLEIRHRLGQQ, encoded by the coding sequence ATGACCATTTACTTTTATAAAGTTAGCGATCCCTACGGTTATTTATCCAACTTTTCACCGCATGGCATACATCTAGGCGGCCTTGACTGGCCCACAGTAGAACATTACTATCAAGCCCAAAAATTTGCCGGTAGTCAATGTGAAGCAATAATTCCCCAGATCCACAGCGCCCCAACTCCCCAAGAAGCCGCCGCCCTCGGACGAGATCCCTGTCGCATTTTGCGTCCAGACTGGGAACAAACAAAATATAATATTATGCGGGAAGCCGTCTTAACCAAATTTCTCACCCATAGAGATATTCAAACCTTGCTTTTAGCAACAGGTGATGAAATCATCGTCGAAGACTCCCCAAGAGATTATTACTGGGGGTGCGGAGCCGATAAAACAGGCCAAAATCAATTGGGAAAAATTTTAATGAGCGTGCGCCTAGAAATACGCCACCGCTTAGGACAACAGTAG
- a CDS encoding DUF4350 domain-containing protein, translating to MRFSNRRIWFFLALAVVLMVLLTLLVAPANNRLTVGSTYGRSPDGYGAWYAYMQEQGVPVVRWQKSFAELANSQPENITLLRVNSGLSSGRLSSQEIDWLRLGNRLVVLGIRQPVTEAKFSSILKADVGGVKIETSRRLNLGDMKQEKSLLDDRFGSTVWQKTIDKGLVINSVTPHLGANAYQDETGNYEFLAQLVREKNQRIFVDEYMHGYRDKTAQTEKSTDDVFSYLLRSPVFMAILQGLVVVLIWILAERRRFGKAQSLVVPVVDNSEAYIRATAGVLEKAEMTDFVMEMLAKEEQLEFQKKLGLGSELLPPNVLVSAWVSQTGRPASELSSLLAMNAKKAKFSKTNLKKWLEKWQRVRAGLFQG from the coding sequence ATGAGATTTTCTAATCGGCGAATTTGGTTTTTTTTAGCGCTTGCTGTGGTGCTAATGGTGTTGCTGACGCTGTTAGTAGCACCGGCTAATAATCGTTTAACTGTGGGTTCAACGTATGGGCGTTCTCCTGATGGTTATGGGGCTTGGTATGCCTATATGCAAGAGCAGGGGGTGCCGGTGGTTCGCTGGCAAAAATCTTTTGCGGAGTTGGCGAACAGTCAGCCAGAAAATATTACTTTATTGCGGGTAAATTCGGGGTTAAGTTCGGGCCGGTTGAGTTCTCAAGAAATAGACTGGCTACGGTTAGGAAATAGGCTGGTTGTTTTGGGAATTCGTCAACCAGTTACGGAAGCTAAGTTTAGTTCTATTTTGAAAGCGGATGTGGGAGGGGTGAAAATAGAAACTTCTCGCCGGTTAAACCTGGGTGATATGAAACAAGAAAAAAGTTTATTGGATGATAGGTTTGGCAGTACGGTTTGGCAAAAAACAATTGATAAAGGGTTGGTAATTAATTCTGTTACTCCCCATTTAGGGGCGAATGCTTATCAAGATGAAACGGGTAATTATGAGTTTTTGGCGCAATTGGTAAGAGAAAAAAATCAGCGGATTTTTGTTGATGAATATATGCACGGTTATCGAGATAAAACAGCCCAGACTGAAAAATCAACAGATGATGTTTTTAGTTATCTGTTAAGAAGCCCTGTTTTCATGGCAATTTTACAAGGATTAGTTGTGGTTTTGATTTGGATTTTAGCTGAACGCCGGCGTTTTGGAAAAGCCCAAAGTTTAGTGGTGCCGGTTGTGGATAATAGCGAGGCATATATCCGGGCGACGGCTGGGGTTTTAGAAAAGGCTGAAATGACGGATTTTGTGATGGAAATGCTGGCGAAAGAGGAACAGTTGGAATTCCAAAAAAAGCTGGGTTTGGGGTCAGAATTGCTGCCGCCAAATGTGCTAGTTTCGGCTTGGGTGAGTCAAACCGGCAGGCCGGCTTCGGAGTTGAGTTCTTTGCTGGCAATGAATGCGAAAAAAGCGAAGTTTTCTAAAACTAATTTAAAAAAATGGCTGGAAAAATGGCAAAGGGTGCGGGCAGGGTTATTTCAGGGGTAA
- a CDS encoding DUF4129 domain-containing protein, whose protein sequence is MKTAGFEKSNLGWQFGQVQQQVAEWVELQLSKLNFNGQKQAPPGEWRLDWLEGFLRGMFWVILALLLGWLVWLAWRLWPIGSRRLRDLLNFSQTPAPKPEKPMPTAAEWLTKAAQLRREGDFGLAARCLYLAMLQRLNDSGRVKSQASLTDGEYRQLLRGFSGRQGCEVLLSTHEAQCFGEMPITAEDFERCQEAFGEIEKL, encoded by the coding sequence ATGAAAACGGCTGGTTTTGAAAAAAGTAACCTTGGTTGGCAATTTGGACAAGTTCAGCAACAAGTGGCTGAGTGGGTGGAGTTACAGCTTTCTAAACTTAATTTCAACGGCCAAAAGCAGGCTCCGCCGGGGGAATGGCGTTTAGATTGGCTTGAGGGGTTTTTGCGGGGGATGTTTTGGGTGATTTTGGCTTTGTTGCTTGGTTGGCTGGTTTGGCTGGCTTGGCGGCTGTGGCCGATTGGTTCGCGGCGGTTGCGGGATTTGCTGAATTTTTCGCAGACACCGGCCCCTAAACCGGAGAAACCGATGCCAACGGCTGCTGAATGGCTGACTAAGGCGGCACAGTTGAGGCGGGAAGGTGATTTTGGTTTGGCGGCCCGGTGTCTTTATTTGGCAATGTTACAGCGCTTGAATGACTCTGGTAGGGTTAAGAGCCAAGCGAGCTTAACGGATGGGGAATACCGGCAGTTGTTGAGGGGATTTTCGGGCCGGCAAGGTTGTGAGGTTTTACTTTCGACGCATGAGGCGCAATGTTTTGGGGAAATGCCGATAACGGCGGAGGATTTTGAACGGTGTCAGGAGGCTTTTGGGGAAATTGAAAAGCTATAG
- a CDS encoding GAF domain-containing protein: protein MNPPETISREQEEFDLTNCDREPIHLPGTIQPHGIMMVLEEPDLKILQVSNNTAKFLGIPSLDLLNEQLSFLLKDEEINQIKSYVEHENIETVNPIKINVSLDKTKTPFNGIIHRSGGAVILELEPELAIETDNFLSFYHRVRSSTTKLQNATTLQKMCEIAVKEVQQLTGFDRVMVYRFDPDHNGEVIAEAKQENLAPFLGLHYPVSDIPKQARELYTYNALRLIADVNYEAVELIPRYNPLTNQPLDLGNAVLRSVSPLHIEYLQNMGVRASMSISLLKGQKLWGLIACHHQTPKYVSYEIRKACEFIGQVISFEIASKKQNEDYEYQISLKSINAKLIEYMSNEKDYIDGLLKHKPNLLDVVGATGAIIKAGDKWETLGETPQTEQLQGLTKWLHKKLNHNLLYATDCLAKEYKPAEDFKETGSGLIALSFSPTQNSYVIWFRPEVLQTVHWAGNPSKSVEIEEDGTVRLSPRKSFELWKEIVKAKSLPWKECEIDAALELRNAIITIVLRNAEELAKLNAALQQSEAREREKAHQLEVAIQELQRTQTQLIQSEKMSTLGQLVAGIAHEMNNPINFIYGNLSHATTYSQDLIDLLNLYVNNSLAATTQINEKQEEIDLEFILEDLPKLLNSMKVGAERICDIVQSLRVFSRVDESEMKPVNIHDGIESTLMLLSHRLKPKTDYPGIQIIKNYSNLPEVECYPGSLNQVFMNLLTNAIEALEERDRQRTLVEIKENPNQITIRTELINSQAIAHQTENNQRKSDDVPWIRISIADNGPGLPQEIINKALNAIYAATKPEGNNDNLRLAISYQIIVEKHKGNFHYLSRSKQGREFQIEIPLK from the coding sequence ATGAACCCACCAGAAACTATCAGCAGAGAACAAGAAGAATTTGATTTAACAAACTGCGACCGAGAACCTATACACCTCCCCGGAACTATCCAGCCGCACGGCATTATGATGGTGTTGGAAGAACCAGATTTAAAAATATTACAAGTCAGCAATAACACAGCAAAATTCTTGGGGATACCAAGTCTTGATTTGCTCAACGAACAGTTAAGCTTTTTGCTAAAAGATGAGGAAATTAATCAGATAAAATCTTATGTAGAACACGAAAATATAGAAACAGTTAATCCAATCAAAATCAACGTATCCCTAGACAAAACAAAAACCCCATTTAACGGTATTATTCACCGTTCTGGGGGAGCAGTCATCTTAGAATTAGAGCCAGAATTAGCGATAGAAACCGACAATTTCCTAAGCTTTTACCATCGAGTCAGATCCTCCACCACCAAACTGCAAAACGCCACAACCCTGCAAAAAATGTGCGAAATTGCAGTCAAAGAAGTGCAACAACTAACCGGCTTTGATCGTGTCATGGTGTACAGATTTGACCCAGATCACAACGGAGAAGTCATAGCCGAAGCCAAACAAGAAAACCTAGCACCCTTTTTAGGCTTGCATTACCCTGTCTCAGACATTCCCAAACAAGCAAGAGAACTTTATACTTATAACGCGCTGAGATTAATAGCAGATGTCAATTATGAGGCGGTAGAACTGATACCTCGCTACAACCCCCTGACCAATCAACCCCTCGATCTTGGCAACGCAGTGCTGAGGAGTGTTTCACCCCTGCATATAGAATATCTGCAAAATATGGGTGTTAGAGCATCCATGTCCATTTCCCTATTAAAAGGGCAAAAACTGTGGGGATTGATAGCCTGTCATCACCAAACTCCAAAATACGTTTCCTATGAAATTCGTAAAGCCTGCGAATTTATTGGACAAGTCATTTCCTTTGAAATTGCCTCCAAAAAACAAAATGAAGATTACGAATATCAAATTAGCTTAAAATCAATTAATGCCAAATTAATTGAATACATGAGCAATGAAAAAGATTACATAGACGGATTATTGAAACATAAACCCAATTTGCTAGATGTTGTAGGAGCCACAGGAGCCATCATCAAAGCCGGCGACAAATGGGAAACCTTGGGAGAAACCCCCCAAACCGAACAATTACAAGGCTTAACAAAGTGGTTGCACAAAAAACTTAACCACAACTTGTTATATGCCACAGACTGTCTTGCCAAAGAATATAAACCGGCAGAAGACTTTAAAGAAACCGGCAGCGGACTGATAGCCCTATCATTTTCTCCCACCCAAAATAGTTATGTTATCTGGTTTCGGCCCGAAGTCCTTCAAACCGTACACTGGGCCGGCAACCCTAGCAAAAGCGTAGAAATAGAAGAAGACGGGACAGTGAGACTTTCGCCGCGTAAATCTTTTGAATTATGGAAAGAAATAGTCAAAGCCAAATCATTACCTTGGAAAGAATGTGAAATAGACGCCGCCCTCGAATTAAGAAACGCCATCATCACAATTGTGCTGAGAAACGCCGAAGAACTGGCAAAATTAAACGCAGCCTTGCAACAATCGGAAGCCAGAGAAAGAGAAAAAGCCCACCAACTAGAAGTAGCTATCCAAGAACTACAACGAACCCAAACCCAATTAATTCAAAGTGAAAAAATGTCAACTTTGGGGCAGTTAGTGGCCGGTATAGCTCACGAAATGAATAACCCAATCAACTTTATTTACGGCAACCTTTCCCACGCCACCACCTACTCCCAAGACCTCATTGATTTGCTCAACCTTTATGTGAATAACTCGCTGGCAGCCACTACCCAAATCAACGAAAAGCAAGAAGAAATCGATTTAGAATTTATCCTTGAAGACTTGCCAAAGTTGCTAAATTCCATGAAAGTCGGAGCCGAGCGGATCTGCGATATTGTTCAGTCTTTAAGAGTTTTTTCCCGCGTTGACGAATCAGAAATGAAGCCGGTTAACATCCACGACGGAATAGAAAGTACCCTAATGCTTTTAAGCCACCGGCTCAAACCCAAAACTGATTATCCGGGGATACAAATTATCAAAAACTATAGCAATTTGCCGGAAGTTGAATGTTACCCTGGCTCCCTCAATCAAGTCTTTATGAACTTGCTCACTAACGCCATTGAAGCCTTAGAAGAAAGAGACCGACAAAGAACCCTGGTAGAAATTAAAGAAAATCCCAACCAAATTACCATCCGAACCGAATTAATCAATAGCCAAGCAATCGCCCATCAAACAGAAAATAACCAAAGAAAAAGCGATGATGTCCCTTGGATTCGCATTTCCATAGCCGATAACGGCCCCGGACTGCCGCAAGAAATAATTAACAAAGCCTTGAATGCCATCTATGCAGCCACCAAACCAGAGGGAAACAATGACAACTTAAGACTAGCCATAAGCTATCAAATCATCGTCGAAAAACACAAAGGAAACTTCCACTATCTTTCTCGCTCTAAACAAGGCAGAGAGTTTCAAATAGAAATTCCTCTTAAATAG
- a CDS encoding Uma2 family endonuclease, with amino-acid sequence MLATPLTLNLDSVRLTDEQFYELCQNNHELKFERNSKGELIIMSPVGGESGNREVQLMTDLEIWNRQTKLGYTFSSSTVFKLPNGADRSPDASWIKRERWEALPPEQKRKFPPIAPDFVMELRSETDSLKILREKMQEYIEAGVQLAWLINPQQQQVEIYRPEKEIEIRNLPTELSGENVLPDFNLNLSLFL; translated from the coding sequence ATGTTGGCAACTCCTTTAACATTAAACCTAGATAGCGTTCGTCTCACAGATGAACAGTTTTACGAACTGTGTCAAAACAACCATGAATTAAAGTTTGAAAGAAACAGCAAAGGAGAATTAATTATTATGTCACCAGTCGGAGGAGAAAGTGGCAATCGTGAAGTACAATTAATGACGGATTTGGAAATATGGAACCGGCAGACAAAACTCGGTTATACCTTCAGTTCTTCCACCGTATTTAAGTTACCAAATGGTGCAGATCGTTCTCCCGATGCTTCATGGATTAAACGCGAACGTTGGGAAGCACTACCGCCCGAACAAAAACGCAAATTTCCCCCTATTGCACCCGATTTTGTGATGGAATTAAGGTCAGAAACCGACAGCCTAAAAATACTCAGAGAAAAAATGCAAGAATATATAGAGGCCGGTGTACAATTGGCGTGGTTAATTAATCCCCAACAGCAGCAAGTAGAAATTTACCGGCCCGAAAAAGAAATAGAAATACGAAATCTTCCCACAGAATTATCAGGAGAAAACGTATTACCAGACTTTAACTTAAATTTATCCCTTTTCCTCTAG
- a CDS encoding GAF domain-containing protein: MNTLQNPQTKQIILNQEVLLHRMTNRIRQSLELQEILAATVSEMRALLKSDRVMVYEFHADGSGQVIAESVDTSRLPSMVGLHFPDADIPPQAREQFIKGGVRSIVDVSTQQLTWSVPNRSENGDTIPTSNVNYRPVDPCHIAYLQAMGIQSSLVVPIFDGDNLWGLLVSHHTQSQLIFEEDLELVQQVADQVSIAIAHSTMLKVARQQQQREATINSIASLLHASPTLQLETALEATKAALKGSGGRLYIGETHQLFTTGYQPTPPDQPLEKHPFWTQSQEKNQPIAIKDIYKQPELQTLIKAFETTPIRGLIIIPLHYRNQFIGYLSIFRNEIEIEKWWAGHYPTPEKPQRPRQTFEPKRETKKGQSCPWKADDLELAKALGNHFSMAIQQYLLYQEVQQLNANLENQVKERTAQLQQSLELTHALKQITNQIRSTLDLQTILQTIVKEVRNLLNADRVVIYQLKSDRSGQVTFEDKTNECSSVLGIETKGECFPQECVSDYLRGKTRAINNIEEENISPCHREFLQKFHVQANLIVPINMDDQLWGLLIAHSCIAPRHWHSYEIHTLQQLASQAAIAIQQAELYEQSQAAAASAKAHARQLAETLDNLQQIQTQLIQSEKMSSLGQLVAGVAHEINNPVNFINGNLIHATEYANNLLELLQLYQQRYPNPDAEIEQLIEEMELDFVIDDLPKMLSSMQVGADRIRQIVLSLRNFSRLEQSQMKPVDIHEGIDSTLMILHHRLKIKPDRPGIRLVKEYGNLPLVECYAGSLNQVFMNVISNAIDALDEYDKQRTLADIQAKPSQITIRTSLVTGQRFLDPNSDNFSDECIPYVRIQIADNGPGMPESVRAKIFEPFFTTKEIGKGTGMGLSISRQIVVDKHGGCFECHSQIDRGTEFCIQIPTIHSHPNCALTVSKNGAKHV, from the coding sequence ATGAATACATTACAAAACCCCCAAACAAAACAGATAATACTAAACCAAGAAGTTTTGCTGCACCGCATGACCAACCGCATCAGGCAGTCATTAGAATTGCAAGAAATCTTAGCAGCCACAGTCAGCGAAATGCGGGCGCTGCTAAAAAGCGACCGAGTAATGGTCTATGAATTTCATGCAGACGGCAGCGGCCAAGTCATCGCCGAATCCGTTGATACCAGCAGACTGCCCTCAATGGTAGGACTGCATTTCCCCGACGCCGACATTCCCCCCCAAGCCAGAGAACAATTCATAAAAGGAGGAGTGCGCTCCATTGTTGATGTCAGTACCCAACAACTCACCTGGTCGGTACCCAACCGCAGCGAAAACGGCGACACCATACCCACATCAAACGTCAACTACCGCCCAGTAGACCCTTGCCACATAGCTTACCTGCAAGCAATGGGCATTCAATCATCCCTAGTCGTGCCCATCTTTGACGGCGATAACCTGTGGGGTTTACTCGTCTCCCACCACACCCAATCGCAGCTTATCTTTGAAGAAGACCTGGAACTCGTTCAACAAGTCGCCGATCAAGTCTCCATTGCCATCGCCCACTCCACGATGCTCAAAGTAGCCCGTCAACAGCAACAGAGAGAAGCAACCATCAACAGCATCGCCAGCCTGCTGCACGCCAGCCCCACCCTGCAACTAGAAACTGCCCTCGAAGCCACAAAAGCCGCCCTCAAAGGCAGCGGAGGCAGACTCTACATCGGGGAAACGCACCAACTCTTCACCACCGGCTACCAACCAACACCCCCCGATCAACCCCTCGAAAAACACCCCTTTTGGACTCAAAGCCAGGAAAAAAACCAACCAATTGCCATCAAAGACATCTACAAACAGCCCGAACTTCAAACCCTGATCAAAGCCTTTGAAACCACCCCCATCAGGGGACTGATCATCATCCCCCTGCACTATCGCAATCAATTTATCGGCTACCTCAGCATCTTTCGCAACGAAATTGAAATAGAAAAATGGTGGGCCGGCCACTATCCAACCCCCGAAAAACCGCAACGTCCCAGACAAACCTTTGAACCCAAACGAGAAACGAAAAAAGGCCAATCTTGCCCCTGGAAAGCTGACGACCTAGAACTCGCCAAAGCCCTGGGCAATCACTTCTCAATGGCAATTCAACAATACCTGCTTTATCAAGAAGTACAGCAACTCAACGCCAACCTAGAAAACCAAGTAAAAGAACGCACCGCCCAACTACAACAAAGCCTCGAACTCACCCACGCCCTCAAACAAATCACCAACCAAATACGCAGCACCCTAGACCTCCAAACCATCCTCCAAACCATCGTTAAAGAAGTAAGAAACCTCCTCAATGCAGACCGAGTAGTGATTTATCAGTTAAAATCCGACCGCAGCGGACAAGTCACCTTTGAAGACAAAACCAACGAATGCTCCTCAGTATTAGGAATAGAAACTAAAGGCGAGTGCTTCCCCCAAGAATGTGTCAGCGATTATTTACGCGGAAAAACCAGGGCAATTAACAACATTGAAGAGGAGAATATAAGCCCCTGTCACCGGGAATTTTTGCAAAAATTCCACGTCCAAGCCAATCTAATTGTGCCGATCAATATGGACGATCAATTGTGGGGCTTACTCATTGCTCACTCCTGCATAGCCCCCCGCCACTGGCACAGTTATGAAATTCATACCCTCCAACAATTAGCCAGTCAAGCCGCCATCGCCATCCAGCAAGCAGAACTTTACGAACAAAGCCAAGCCGCCGCCGCTTCTGCCAAAGCCCACGCCCGACAACTCGCCGAAACTTTAGACAATTTACAACAAATTCAAACCCAACTTATCCAAAGCGAAAAAATGTCAAGTTTGGGGCAGTTGGTGGCCGGTGTTGCCCACGAAATTAATAACCCCGTTAACTTCATCAACGGCAACCTCATCCACGCCACTGAATACGCCAACAATTTGCTCGAACTTTTGCAACTCTATCAGCAACGTTACCCTAACCCGGATGCAGAAATTGAGCAACTTATCGAAGAAATGGAACTGGATTTTGTTATCGATGACTTGCCAAAAATGCTTTCCTCTATGCAAGTCGGGGCTGATCGCATCCGTCAAATTGTTCTCTCATTACGCAATTTTTCTCGCCTCGAACAATCACAAATGAAGCCGGTTGATATCCATGAAGGCATCGACAGCACCCTGATGATTCTCCATCACCGGCTCAAAATCAAGCCAGATCGCCCCGGAATTCGTCTGGTTAAAGAATATGGCAATTTACCTTTGGTGGAATGTTATGCCGGTTCGCTTAATCAAGTCTTTATGAACGTCATTAGCAACGCCATTGACGCCCTCGATGAATACGACAAACAACGCACACTCGCAGATATTCAAGCTAAACCCAGCCAAATTACGATCCGCACTTCTCTAGTCACCGGCCAGCGTTTTCTTGATCCCAACTCGGACAACTTTTCAGACGAATGTATCCCCTATGTTCGTATCCAAATTGCAGATAATGGCCCCGGAATGCCAGAATCAGTCAGAGCTAAAATATTTGAACCGTTTTTTACCACCAAAGAAATCGGCAAAGGCACCGGCATGGGTTTATCTATTAGCCGGCAAATTGTTGTCGATAAACACGGCGGGTGTTTTGAGTGTCACTCTCAAATTGATCGAGGGACGGAATTTTGTATTCAGATACCCACAATCCACTCTCATCCAAATTGTGCCCTCACAGTCTCCAAGAACGGGGCAAAGCACGTTTAA
- a CDS encoding MoxR family ATPase, producing MAQSNQAFTNIRQAVNQIIVGQPVLIEQLIVALLAGGHVILEGVPGTGKTLLAQVLARLIQADFRRIQLTPDILPADILGTNIFDLNTRSFTLKKGPIFTQILLADEINRTPPKTQAALLEAMEEQQVTLDGESLPLPPLFWVMATQNSLEFEGTYPLPEAQLDRFLFKLVVDYPEAKAEKQMLLNSQGNSTSRRLDLAKLKPIANVEQVLQARQEVRAIKIADNVVDYVLNLVQKSRKHPDLALGASPRSGVAWLQASKAYAWLNNREFVTPDDVKAVAVPLLRHRLILKAESMLDGVQIEGVVKGLLNGVSVPR from the coding sequence ATGGCTCAAAGTAATCAAGCATTTACAAATATCCGTCAAGCTGTCAATCAAATTATTGTGGGGCAGCCGGTGTTGATTGAGCAGTTAATTGTGGCTTTGTTGGCGGGGGGTCATGTAATTTTGGAGGGGGTACCGGGGACGGGTAAGACTCTTTTGGCGCAGGTGTTGGCGCGTTTAATTCAAGCGGATTTTCGCAGGATTCAATTAACGCCAGATATTTTGCCGGCGGATATTTTGGGGACGAATATTTTTGATTTGAATACTCGCAGTTTTACGCTGAAAAAGGGGCCGATTTTTACGCAAATTTTGCTGGCGGATGAAATTAATCGAACTCCGCCAAAAACTCAGGCGGCTTTGTTGGAGGCGATGGAAGAACAGCAGGTTACTTTGGATGGGGAAAGTTTGCCGTTACCGCCGTTATTTTGGGTGATGGCTACGCAAAATTCTTTGGAGTTTGAGGGAACTTATCCGCTTCCAGAGGCGCAGTTAGATCGGTTTTTGTTTAAGTTGGTGGTGGATTATCCAGAGGCAAAAGCTGAAAAGCAAATGTTGTTGAATAGCCAGGGTAATTCGACTTCGCGGCGGCTGGATTTAGCGAAGCTTAAACCTATTGCAAATGTTGAGCAGGTTTTGCAGGCGCGTCAGGAAGTCAGAGCGATAAAAATTGCTGATAATGTTGTAGATTATGTGTTAAATTTGGTGCAAAAGTCTCGCAAGCATCCAGATTTGGCTTTGGGGGCTTCTCCTCGTTCTGGTGTGGCTTGGTTGCAGGCTTCTAAGGCTTATGCGTGGTTAAATAATCGGGAGTTTGTGACGCCGGATGATGTTAAGGCGGTAGCGGTTCCTTTGTTGCGTCACAGGCTAATTTTGAAGGCGGAATCAATGTTAGATGGGGTGCAAATTGAGGGGGTTGTGAAGGGGTTATTAAATGGGGTGTCGGTGCCCAGATAA
- a CDS encoding Uma2 family endonuclease — protein sequence MLATPLTLNLDTVRLTDEQFYELCQNNHELKFERNSKGELIIMSPVGGESGNRESELIIDLGNWNRQTKLGYTFSSSTVFKLPNGADRSPDASWIKRERWEALPPEQKRKFPPIAPDFVMELRSETDSLKILREKMQEYIEAGVQLAWLINPQQQQVEIYRPQKEIEIRNLPTELSGENVLPGFNLNLALFL from the coding sequence ATGTTGGCAACTCCTTTAACATTAAACCTAGATACCGTTCGTCTCACAGATGAACAGTTTTACGAACTGTGTCAAAACAACCATGAATTAAAGTTTGAAAGAAATAGCAAAGGAGAATTAATTATTATGTCACCAGTCGGAGGAGAAAGTGGCAATCGTGAATCAGAATTAATTATCGATTTAGGAAATTGGAACCGGCAGACAAAACTCGGTTATACCTTCAGTTCTTCCACCGTATTTAAGTTACCAAATGGTGCAGATCGTTCTCCCGATGCCTCATGGATTAAACGCGAACGTTGGGAAGCACTTCCACCAGAACAAAAACGCAAATTTCCCCCCATTGCACCCGATTTTGTGATGGAATTAAGGTCAGAAACCGACAGCCTAAAAATACTCAGAGAAAAAATGCAAGAATATATAGAGGCCGGTGTACAATTGGCGTGGTTAATTAATCCCCAACAACAGCAAGTAGAAATTTACCGGCCCCAAAAAGAAATAGAAATACGAAATCTTCCCACAGAATTATCAGGAGAAAACGTATTACCCGGTTTTAACTTAAATTTAGCGCTTTTCCTCTAA